Part of the Salvelinus sp. IW2-2015 linkage group LG7, ASM291031v2, whole genome shotgun sequence genome, TTAAAACACCGACCTCCTAACCTCTGACCTTTTGTGTTGAGTAGGTGCACCCTGAGCGTGACCCTGGAGCAGGCCATGATCCTGGCGCGGAACCACAGCCTCATGCCCCGCTGCATCATGCAGACCATGGACATCATGCGGAAACAGGTGCCCTAAACACACCCTTCAGCGCTTTACATCCTTAGCAACAGATCTCggacctgggtcgtgttcattagggcacaccgtaaaacaaaacattttgcaatggaaaccGAATGTTTCTTTataggacaaattcaggtagtccctccgtgtttcagtccgttttcttccgtttggtgcatAATATTTACAACCCagatctctctctatccccttgcTAATCTTTAATGGAAACTGAACATGAAAGGAGGCAACTTCCACCTACTGTATACCATAGCCTTACCAAGCAGTACCGAAGTGGCAAACAAGACTTCACTTTTAACCTTGGTTCATTCTAAAACATTCACTACATACGATGCAGTGGAACAGGTACATTTAGTTTACACGTAGTCGTTTTTCACCAATAAGTGTGGGTCGCTCTTATCCTGAAGGCATTAAGTAGGAATACAACTTTAGGTACACTGTCTGAGCAGATAGATGATTTGGGTACAGTAGCTAGAACTACGTGGGCACTTGTCCTCAGTctaaatatgtaaacattgtctttctctcttctctctcttctctgacagGGCACCAGGGTAGAGATCTCGGCTAAAAACCTCAAAGTGATGGACCAGATGCCACCCGCAGCCCCAAGGTACAGACTATAGTTACAAAGTAGTTTGAAAGTACtaacctggttccagatctgtttgtgctgtaggattcgacagcacaaacaggtctggaAGCAGGCTACGCTAAGTTCAGATCTTAATTTCCTATTTTTCCTCCTTTCCCACAGGCTCTTCAAGTTGTGTCTACCACCCCAAGACGGAGATCTATAAAAGAAAGGGGTGCTGTGTTTTTATTCCTAGTAGAGCAATTTATTTTGTATTAGCAATATACTGAAGCCTCGGTGACTAGAGATCATGGATGAATGGGTAAGGTAgaatgggggaggagggagaacagggagctctctgctctgctctcccatCCAAGAGTCATAGACATAAGACCAAACCCTTGTGTGGTACCCCCCCAACCATGTCCCCGAATGGAACATTCCAGCACAGAAACATCAAGAGTCTGGATCCCACAGGGTCCGTGGTGTCCtgtatagccccccccccccccccaaacgaaCCCCTCTGTGACATGAGACTGCTGTTACTGACCTGGAAACCCATTGTTGGGAACCTAGAGAGGAGTGTGGGGATGGTGACATCAGACAAGACATGATCTAACAAAAATATGTCCGCCACCTCGACAATGCTCACACCGGGCTATTATTAACTGGATTAACGCAAAAACCGCTTGTAGCAGACATTCTTCTTCTTTATTCACTTTGCCTTGGACTGCAACGCCAGTGTGTGGTATCTCCGTCAGACAGTGTGTCTGGTATTGCAGCTAGGAACAGGAGGCACTGCatcaaggaggagagaagggtgaaATGATAGGGATGGATGGAAAGATGGATGGTATGGGCTGCCCTTTGCCTTAGCCCCCCTTGCATGCGGCGAATGTGCAATTACTGTAGGCTAGTGTGAGTACTGTATTACTGCACTATGATGCATAGTGATTTATTGTATTACTCAATAATATCAGGTATTCAAGAATTGAAAGCATTCCAGCCTACGCATCATGCAGTATTTAATGGAGCAAtggcatgccatgtttttttttaaagaactccttatctatttttttttattttgtctttgtcattTCCTCGGGAGTTTGATCTGTTGACAAGTGTTAAAATGCAGGGAGTTTTGTTAAAAATGAATAGGAAGGGGAGTTTTAATCTGAGTCGGGGAAACAAGCTAACTTTATCTAATCTCAGAGTTTTTTGTGTTTTCCAATCTGCATCCCGAGTCAACAGGTTGGAATTTTTTAAGCCTTTTAAAGTATTAATATATATTCAGTAATATTAATAGTGGGAGATTGTCTCCTGTTGACCCAGCCAACTCACAAGACCTCTTTGCGATTTGATTTTAATGTTTCGATATTTAAATGAGCACAAGGATTCATCTAATTACTCTGAAGTGTTAGCACAAAGTACTGTAAACCGTCCCGAGGATGATGACAACAAAGGGATCAGTGAAGTTAACTCTTGATAAACAGTAGCATCATTTTATTGAAGATGTTATATTTCTTGTACATACTTACTGTAACCAATGTCTGTGTCAGAGAAAATAGAGTATGGTCTATATCTATGCCATTGGCAGCAGAGTTAATGCTATAATTTAAATGTGATTATTTTTATGGACATAATATAGTATGTAAAACGTTTGAACTATTTGGGGTATTCATATTGTACATTTGGACAGGGACGGATTTTGGTGTCGCGTATATATCCACACTGACGACGTTGTTGAACGTTAAAATGGCTCCACTTTCGTTTTAGCATGGTTTGTATCTGTGTCGAGATGCTGCACTCTGACTAGTTGCTCAGCCCTTGTTATTTATTTTGAAGCTCTTGTCAGGTCCCAATTGAggagggtcatgttcattaggcacaaaatGTGGCACCCaatgttgaaaaaataaataaagtaaaacaggaagggactacctggacttgtccaattcGAAAACGCTtacttttgttttctgttgcaaaacatttatttttttatgttttccgAACACACCCAGGTTTAAATTCTCTTTACAGCCTCTGGTTTTGGCATAGCTGTCATTAAGTGATAAATTGTTCCACTCTTACCAGTTCACCTATTGATAGAAATGTAACATTTACTTGTTTTAATTTCTCATCGCTGTACATACTTTATTTGCAATTTTATGTTGCCTGAAAATAATTGTACAaatatgtttttgaatatttctaTCTAAAAGTACCATTGTAAATTGACCTTTAACAAGCTAGTAAAATAAAATGCTATTCACAAAACATTGTTGAATTCTAAGAAGTATTGAGGTACCCACACAGTTTCTTAATTCCAGGTAAATACATTGATATCTTGATACATTGATATGACTGTAAAAATAAGTGTTACCCCAAATTGTGATCCACCTTTCTGTTAAGCTGACTTTTTTTCTTAGGGGACCCTCCCAAGAACACCTTCAGGCTCCATAATCATGGAGTCCATCACTTATTGAATTTAAACCAGTTGTGTGAGTGAAGGTCTATTATTGGCTTACAGGCCAGGCGTAGGTGGTGGTTTTGTAGTGGGTGCACCATGGTGGTTGTGGTTGAGTGTGTTCTAATTCCTAGTATGTGGTCTCACTCtggtgattatgatgatgatatgGAAATATAGACacgtacacacagagagagacaccatcACATCTTTACTCTTGCATATGTGTAAGATTCTGTTTTGGATCAATCATGTCAGCCCTCTTGAATGATGTGAAATGGAAACACGGATGCCATGTTGGGTTGCTTTGTACATTGATTTTACACAGCCATTTTCTATCTGAGGGAAGTCTTAATTTCTCTCTGTCCAACTGCCCCTATCACCACTTCTACCATTAGGCCTGTCTCTAGAGGGCTTCCAGTCTTCCATACAGGGGCCCTCCAAGACTTAACTTAATAAGAGATTCAGGGAGGGAGCCTTATTGCTGTAGCATGTATCCTTTACGCTCAATCCCAACTGTGAACATGATAGGGAAGCAACATACAGTATGATTATGTTTGTTTCCATTATCTTGACTAAGGAAGACTTTGCATTACCTGTGTGCAAGATATAATGAAAGCCTGAGGCTATGCTCTCCCCTGTCATAACCTGAAGGGAGTGTTGACTGAGGAGCAATACTTGAGTGATGGCAAAGAGGGATATTGGAATGAATCATTTTAGAATTTCTTAACAATCCATCGAGGCCTGTGTACTTGCGTACAGGAATCTTGTTTACAACTTCGACTTTAAATTAGCAAGTTCTAAGGTCGTCCTAAACCATCCATTTGCCAGTTTTTCCactcaaaatggctttattacagacagaaatactcctcagttacatcagctctccGGGTTgctggtttcagacgatcccgcaggtgaagaatgccagatgtggaggtcctgggctggcgtggagGCACgaggtctgcgattgtgaggcagGTTAGACGTAATGCCAATTTCTCTAAaccaacgttggaggcagcttatggtagagaaataaacattaaattctctagcaacagctctggtggacattcctgcactcaGCATTCCTGCACTacgccctcaaaacttgagacatctgtggcattgtgttgtgtgactaaactacacattttagagtggacttttattgtgtGGCATGTCAATAAGctgatcaatcaaatgtatttataaagacctttttACGTCGGCCgaagtcacaaagtgctatacagaaacccagcctaaaacaccaaacagcaagcaatgcagatgtagaaggtggctagaaaaaactccctagaaagtcaggaacctaagaagaaatctcgagaagaaccaggctctgaggggtggccagtcctgatttaaacagcatgatcattacacaggtacacctcgcgctggggaaaataaaagatcactctaaaatatgcagttaaaatgtgcacacaacacaatgccacagatgcctcaaggtgcacctgtgtaatgattatgctgtttaatcagctttttgatatgccacatctgtcaagtggatggattatcttggcaaatgagaaatgctcactaacagggatgtaaacaaatctctgcacaaaatttgagagcaataagctttttgtgtgtatggaaaattgaggatgttttatttcagctgatgaaacatggggccaacactttacatgttgcgtttatatttttgttcagtatatatatatatttaaataatttaGCTTAGGCCTACGTGTATAGATTGTTAAATATTTAAAGCGCATTTCCCCCTACCCAGGCTTGTCAGACGGCCGgaaggagctgagagagaagcCTATACGGTATAGGCTACACATTGCAGATTCGCAATCGCATGGACATTGCAATTGCTATTCCAGAGGGACAACGACTGCATTTACgagcacacacaacactcaccagTGATGCTACCCCGCAACGAGATTGAAAACTCCCGGTTTGAGTCACCTCGACTTTAGAATGGTGCAGAAAAATGTTAACGGCGGGGTTTACCCAACTCAAGCCGGAGAGAAGAAGCACAAAGTCGGCTTTGTCGGATTGGACCCCGGGGCTCCCGAATCTAGCAGGGACGGGGCGCAGCTGATTGCGGGCTCGGAAAGCACAAAGCGGACCAGTATCCTATGCAGACGGAGGTCCAGTGCCATAAGAGGTGGGAGAACGCCGAAGAAAAACCCCAGCTATAGGAAACTACAGAATTTTCTATATAATGCACTTGAAAGACCGCGGGGATGGGCGTTTATTTACCACGCTTATGTGTAAGTATACCAAGCCACTCGGATAAGGAACTCAGCATAGAGGCTAGACAAGCATGTTTAATATTATGTGGCCCCGAATGTAGTGTCATAGGTTGGGGTAAGACATATCATGCGTAGCTATTTGGGGTGTGAAGTTGGAATTGTAGCCATTGTTCTTCAGTGATGCGTTTTCTGCAGATAAAAAAGGGTTGAGCAGGAGTAGACTAGTGTGAATCACCACTACCACAGCCCTTATCTGCATAGGGAAACAATATTTAGGCTAACCCACCCCCTGCATAACGTCCATGCAATCATTCACATGCATAGCAGGCCTATTTGCCAACTTTGTGCCAAACCtttagtaaccccccccccccccccattggcgCTCCTTTTCTCTTTCAGCACCTTTGCCTGGTGGACAGCTCCCGTGCGGCGTCGATACTTTAACTAATTGACGTTGCAGTCATGCATGGCCTGTATAGTCCGACGGGCCAACACATACACAGACGCTTTTCGATACTAAGCGGCCCTGTATCAGGAAATATGCATGACAACCGTATCAACCAAAAAAGTATATTGCCAAATGTATTAGACTAACGCGCAAGCAAGCAAGTCATTGTCTCTGAGTCATTCAAATTGATCAGTGTAGTTATGAGGGCGTCCAGCACCCTGGGACTTCACTGCTGAGGCTCTAGTTAAAATCTGATACATTGTACAGGCCTAATGAGCGATTGTGATGGCATGAAGTTGCCCTGCACCGTAAATTAATTTGTTTGTAGACCTATTTTATGAAGAGCCAGCTTAGTTGTGTAGTAGGCCTACGTGCTGAAATTGGAACAAAGCTAGGAAATCTGTGTACAAATCTCAGAAATTGAATACCCCAAAATTTGCCTCGAGTTATAATACACTTAGGCCTAACTGAGTCTTGCCTGTTGGGGTTGTCGTCAACCATTAATAATGGGATACTGTAACAGCTACTTGAAGCTCAGCCCTCATTTGACCCTGGGTAGCTTTTGGGGGTCATCATTGAAACTAGCTGCTAGTAGGTAGTAGACTCGTAGAGGATCATCTAACCTAGACAATGCCTTACTTCCATGTAGTAAGCTGTCATCTTATATGATAAGGATGTAGCCTATAGGCATGTGATATGTTACCAATGCCTCCAATCAAATTCTCTTTTAGACAGGATCTATGTTGTTAGCACATCATGCTTGTATCAAAGGCAACCCACACACGCCACAATGGCAGGTTAAATAGGCTGTTGAATTCTAATCACATGACTGCTGTGGAAGCCCATAGTGAAAATGCAGTGGACCTCCTAGCAAGATGGTATCAAGGCACCTGTGAATGTATACACGGTATCCACCCTCTCAAAATGGGAGCTAGTAAAACAACTACAGCTCTGCTTCTATCCCATTTGTGTGCTCGCCGTGATGCATCATTTATACCATCCACCTCATTTAATCTATTTAGTCTTGTTTTATGTTCAGGCCAGCTGATTTATAAAACTGGCTTGTGCTGACTTCAGTCGAATCTTGCCCTCCTGCAAGGTTTTTAGATCACATCTCAAAATGCAGATATGGCACTTTGTCTTGTTTTCCATCTTCTTCTTCCAGGAGCTGAAGCAAAACTTTGCTCATATTTGTGTCGGCTAGCCAGCTGCATTCTGGTCTTGATGTACAATCCAGAAATGTTAGGCTCGGTCTATGGTCTTATTTGGATGGTATGTGTGAAGGATCAATACCTGGAAGtggtattctctctctcactccctctttctctcttgtgcGCTCTCTCTGAGGACATCTTACCTCCTATCCTGTCAGTGTTCCAACGCCAGTCAAAGCGAAAACAAGAGAGGGCTTGTtcatttaaacaacaacaaattccACACTGTGCCCCATTTCTCAACCAGGAGAGTGTCAGTCAAGGGATAGTCCAAGGGCACTGCATGTCTAgaactgtatatgtacagttgaatttggaagtttacatgcaccttagccaaatacatttaaactcagtttttcacaattcctgacatttaatcctagtacaaattccctgtcttcagtcagttaggatcaccactttattttaagaatgtgaaatgtcagaataatagtagagagaattatttatttcagcttttatttctttcatcacattcccagtgggtcagaagtttacatacactcaattagtatttggtagcattgccttaaaattgtttaacttgggtcaaacgtttcaggtagccttccacaagcttaccgcaataagttgggtgaattttggcccattcctcctgacagagctggtgttactgagtcaggtttgtaggcctccttgctcgcacacgctttttcagttctgcccacaaatgctctatgggattgaggtcagggctttgtgatggccactccaataccttgactttgttgtccttaagccattttgccacaactttggaagtatgcttggggtcattgtccatttggaagacccatttgcgaccaagttttaacttcctgactgatgtcttgagatgttgcttcaatatatccacatcattttactgcctcatgatgacatctattttgtgaagtgcaccagtccctcctgcagcaaagcacccccacaacatgatgctgccacccccgtgcttcatggttggtatggtgttctttgcaagcctcccccttcttcctccaaacctaacgatggtcattatggccaaacagtaatatttttgtttcatcagatcagaggacatttctccaaaaagtactatctttgtccccatgtgcagttgcaaaccgtagtctggcttttttatggcggttttggagcagtggcttcttccttgctgagcggcctttcagtttatgtctatatagtactcgttttactgtggatatagatacttttgtacctgtttcctccagcatcttcacaaggtcctgtgatgttgttctgggattgatttgcacttttcgcaccaaagtacgttcatctctaggagacacaacgcgtctccttcctgagcggtatgacggttgcttggtcccatggtgtttatatttgcgtattattgtttgtacagatgaacatggtaccttcaggtgtttggaaattgctcacaaggatgaaccagactcgtggaggtctacaatcttttttctgaggtctgatttcttttgattttcccataatgtcagaggcaattgagtttgaaggtaggccttgaaatacatccacatgtacacctccagttgactcaaatgatgtcaattagcatatcagaagcttctgaagccatgacataattttctggaattttccaagctgtttaaatgcacagtcatcttagtgtatgtaaacttctgacccactggaattgtgatacagtgaattataagtgaaatagtctgtctgttaataattgttggaaaaatgacttgtgtcatgcagaaagtagatgtcctaaccgacttgccaaaactatagtttgttaacaagacatttgtggagtggttgaaaaacgagttttaatgactccaacctaagtgtatgtaaacttccgacttcaacagtacctTCCAAAATCTCTTGTGTATTTCTATGGGCAGGTAACTTTTTCTAACACAGAACATGAGCATTAGCAGTAGCTTTTGAGCATCTCATTTGAGTCTGTTCAATCTAGCCTAGAAGCACCTACAGTTACAATGTCGGCACAATGATATTATGTTTATACAATACTCTTGAACACATACACCTTATCAGTTGGCATCTGTGTAGTAAAATGAAATATACACCTTATTTAAAGCAGTATTCCTTTAAGAGCAGAGGTTAGTCATCAATATGGCGAAGGGAGGGGCTTACGACGTCATTTTGCTGAAGTGAAATTTAAGAGTATTTCCACGAAACTGTACCAAATCCCCAGGCACTGTTATCCTTTTTTTCTGATCCGAAGAGGAGAACAGTCAACAACATACTGTAACACTGAGGTGAGTAGAAAAATTAAGAGCTTTGCCTGGACAAGGTTAGACACTAAAGAAATGACAGCCCTAATTATTATCCTGTCTGCGTTTGACTCTCATGATATGTCAAAGAATGTTTAAAATAGTATAGTTTGACGTTACGACATGGGTTGATATTAGTAgcggtcggtgctgtttaagatgagggaggacgatttaaaaaaaaaaatttttgaaCATGGCCTTATTAATATAAccacatattggatgactgtcattcatgttCCATTCAACCAGTTCAATATAACATTGATACTGTAGGTttgggctactacatgatactcaaattttccctatacccagcattatgaatgaatgaaagtttacaacgtaggtggaCACAGGTTGAAAATAAAATTGAGGTGACAGCCAGTCaatacattgacacattcaataccgctttGCACATTCTTGCTTGCATCTAGCTGATTTAGGGGGTAATTAttggtccaacagttgcaaatcaTGTTCATCATGTTCATCTCTGTTTCGTTCAGTTTGCTTCTGTTTTAGAAACGTTTTTCACccgaatcggcggaatgaatacaaccctgatcacacgtaaacacagttcactttcatagcacaTACAGCCACATATAAACAGCTCactgtattccttctcgcatctacgtgctctcctcctcaccttttcccttcgcgtgtggacttcaatgcacaacacatcagctgtctgtgacaaaCGAAAATACCTTTCCAagacaaaccttcatatcataaccgctaaccgctacacacagcctacattattCTCACCATATTACCtcaagtaacgtcatagtcaacatagctaatagaactaacgcattagtaaacccgttacaatcatgcagtacagtgtgcagtcagtaagcagtttagcagttacactggcgggcctaggtggcaataaattattaaaaccaaaagcgtaccttgacttggaagagttccagtgttggatagtcattgCCAGCTACCTAACATAGCATccttctgtttgagccaggtgtttgagtaggctaaactatctAGCTGCATTAGcttgctaagtaagtgaaagtgggGAAAAAATAGAATATTGCAATCTCTCTATTGCTTCTCCTtcaatttttgaagaaattaatttgttctaaactgttcaacgattgtctttctctctctttgagtcaactactcaccacattttatgcactgcagtgctagctagctgtagctttcagtactagattcattctctgatcctttgattgggtggacaacatgtcagttcatgctgcaagagctctgataggttggaggacgtcctccgaaaGTTGTCATGATTTCTgtataagtctatggaaggggatgagaaccatgagcctcctaggttttgtaatgaagtcaatgtacacagaAGAGGATGGAGCTAGCTGTTCTCtgactacaccatggtgctaccctacagagtgctgttgatgctactgtagaccttcattgcaaaacagtgtgattAGTCAGTTATtttgtgacgtgaatatatttactatagtttcctttaaaaaggataacttcactatttttatgaaattcactgaggaggatggtcctccccttcttcctctgaggagcctccactgactgaTATTGACACATGAAAATAATAACATGTTTTTTGGCCTCTTTCAGCTATGGCTTCCTCCAACAGTCTCCTGTCTGAAGAGCAGTTCCAGTGCTCTATCTGTCTAGATGTGTTCACTGACCCAGTCTCCATCCCGTGTGGACACAACTTCTGCATGGCCTGTATCGGAGTGTACTGGAACGCTAAGGGCCTATGCAAGTGTCCAATGTGTAAAAAGGCTTTTGAACGGAGACCAGATCTCAGTGTCAATACTTTTATTTCTGAAATGGCTGCCCATGTCCGGAAGCTAGCTCCAGCTGACAGCACACTCACACAGCACCCCGCCAAGCCTGGAGAAGTGGCCTGCGATGTCTGCACTGGGAGGAAGTTCATGGCCTTGAAGTCGTGCCTGGTTTGTCTGGCttcttactgtgagactcacctaGAGCCTCATCAGAGAGTTGCTTCCTTCAAGAAACACAAGCTAATTGACCCTGTGGAGAACCTGGATGATAGGGTGTGTGAGAAGCACCAACGACCCCTGGAGTTGTTCTGTAGGAGCGACCAGACGTGTTTGTGTCAGTTCTGCACTGAGACAGACCACAAGTTCCACAAGGCTGTCCCCatagaggaagagagtggagTGAGGAAGAGTCTGCTGTGGGAAACCAAGGGAAAAGTGCAGAGGTTGATCAAGGAGAGACTGCAGAAGGTGAAGCAGATGGAAGACTCAATAGTACTCAGGAAGaggggtgcagagagagagatagacgatAGCGTGCATGTCTTCACTACTCTGGTGCGCGCTATTGAGAAAAGCCAGGCTGAGTTCATTGAGGTGATTGAGGTGAAACAGAAAGCAGCAGAGAGGCATGCCGAAGGGCTCATCaaagagctggagcaggaaaTTACTGAACTACAAAGGAGACTCACTGAGCTGCAGAAGCTGTCAAACACAGAGGACCACCTCCACGTCATCCATAGCTCCCCATCGCTTTGCACCCTTCCACGCACCAaggactggtctgagatcaggGTTCACAGCGGTTTGTGTGTCGGGACCCTTTGGAGAGCTGTGTCTCAACTGGAGGAGACGCttaatgaagagatggagaagtTGTCTGAGACCGAGCTGGAGAGAATGCAGCAGTCAGCTGTGGATGTGACTCTGGACAATGATACGGCAAATCCCAAACTCATTTTGTCTGAGGATGGGAAACAGGTGAAGCTAGGACACAGACAAAAGCTCTTCCTTGACAACCCAAAGAGGTT contains:
- the LOC111966367 gene encoding E3 ubiquitin-protein ligase TRIM39 isoform X1, which gives rise to MHLKDRGDGRLFTTLMSMASSNSLLSEEQFQCSICLDVFTDPVSIPCGHNFCMACIGVYWNAKGLCKCPMCKKAFERRPDLSVNTFISEMAAHVRKLAPADSTLTQHPAKPGEVACDVCTGRKFMALKSCLVCLASYCETHLEPHQRVASFKKHKLIDPVENLDDRVCEKHQRPLELFCRSDQTCLCQFCTETDHKFHKAVPIEEESGVRKSLLWETKGKVQRLIKERLQKVKQMEDSIVLRKRGAEREIDDSVHVFTTLVRAIEKSQAEFIEVIEVKQKAAERHAEGLIKELEQEITELQRRLTELQKLSNTEDHLHVIHSSPSLCTLPRTKDWSEIRVHSGLCVGTLWRAVSQLEETLNEEMEKLSETELERMQQSAVDVTLDNDTANPKLILSEDGKQVKLGHRQKLFLDNPKRFDPVPCVLGNEGFSSGRFYFEVQVEGKTRWALGVARESINRKGNVRLSPVNGYWTVGLMNGDEYMAHAGPSIPLSLSEEPQKVGVFVDYEEGEVSFYDVEAGSHIYSFTVCTFTERLYPYLFTGINNDDKNSAPLIICPIMSVNQYEISPLDDTP
- the LOC111966367 gene encoding E3 ubiquitin-protein ligase TRIM39 isoform X2, which produces MASSNSLLSEEQFQCSICLDVFTDPVSIPCGHNFCMACIGVYWNAKGLCKCPMCKKAFERRPDLSVNTFISEMAAHVRKLAPADSTLTQHPAKPGEVACDVCTGRKFMALKSCLVCLASYCETHLEPHQRVASFKKHKLIDPVENLDDRVCEKHQRPLELFCRSDQTCLCQFCTETDHKFHKAVPIEEESGVRKSLLWETKGKVQRLIKERLQKVKQMEDSIVLRKRGAEREIDDSVHVFTTLVRAIEKSQAEFIEVIEVKQKAAERHAEGLIKELEQEITELQRRLTELQKLSNTEDHLHVIHSSPSLCTLPRTKDWSEIRVHSGLCVGTLWRAVSQLEETLNEEMEKLSETELERMQQSAVDVTLDNDTANPKLILSEDGKQVKLGHRQKLFLDNPKRFDPVPCVLGNEGFSSGRFYFEVQVEGKTRWALGVARESINRKGNVRLSPVNGYWTVGLMNGDEYMAHAGPSIPLSLSEEPQKVGVFVDYEEGEVSFYDVEAGSHIYSFTVCTFTERLYPYLFTGINNDDKNSAPLIICPIMSVNQYEISPLDDTP